The Proteiniphilum propionicum genome contains the following window.
ACCCGGCAAGAGTGCCAATGAAAACCTCTTGTTTGTCACATTCCTGGTAAACACCCTTATGGCAGTACACAAACACAATGGGCTGCTTAAAGCCTCAATCATGTCGGCCAACAATGCACACAGGCTTGGAGCCAACGAAGCGCCCCCAGCTATCATATCCGTATTTCTAGGAAAGCAGATATCCGGTGTACTGGATAAGATTGAGCAAAGTTCGGAAGATGATGATATCACCGTTGACGAATTGAAAAAGATGCAGCTTGGTGTAGCACATATTCCCGAGGTACTGATCGACAATACCGACAGAAACCGCACATCTCCCTTCGCTTTTACCGGCAATCGCTTTGAATTCAGGGCAGTAGGTTCATCTGCTAACTGTTCATCTGCCATGATCGCTTTGAATTCAGCTGTTGCTGCCCAGTTGATCAATTTCAAAAAAGAGATTGACCGAAAAATGAAAAAAGGAATAAAGAAAGAGGAGGCTATATTCGATACTCTCCGACTTTATATCAAAGAATCCAAACCAATCCGCTTCGAAGGTAACGGTTACAGCGACGAATGGAGAGAGGAAGCCAAAAGAAGAGGGATAGACTGCGAAACAAGCGTTCCCCTTATATATGACGTGTATACCTCGAAAGAATCGGTAGAGATGTTCGAAAGCATAGGCGTACTGAACGAAAAGGAACTACATGCCCGCAACGAGGTGAAGTGGGAAACCTATACCAAAAAGGTACAGATAGAAGCACGTGTGCTTGGCGACCTCTGCATGAACCATATCATACCTGTTGCTACCGAATACCAATCGATGTTGCTGGATAACATATATAAAATGCATGCCGTTTTCGACAAAGAGAAAGCGGACAGGCTATCAAAAGAAGACGCTGCCCTTATCGAGGAGATTGCAGACCATATATCAGCAATTAAAACCAACGTGGATGATATGGTGGACGCCCGCAAGGCGGCCAACAAGCTGGAAGAGGCCCGTGACAAGGCCCTGGCCTACCACGACACGGTAGAAGTCTTCTTCAACGTTATCCGTTATCACGTGGACAAGCTGGAACTGATAGTTGACAATCAGATGTGGACCCTGCCGAAGTACAGAGAGCTGCTGTTCATAAGCTAACAGTCTCCAGCGATTTTGCAAAACATCAGCTCTGCAAACCTGAAACAAGGTTATGTTATCTGCTGAAAGGCCTCTGCCGGCAGGGTAAGAGTTTTAAATATATTTGTCTCCGTAACGGAATTTCACATCTGTCACGAAATGTTTGATGCGCTGCTCTTCGCTTTTTTTGCATATAAGCAGCACATTATCCGACTCAGCCACTATATAATCGTCAAGTCCCTGTATCACTACCAGTTTATCCTCACTCATAGCAACAATGTTACCGGTACTTTCTATATAAAACGTTTTACAATGCAGGTTGGCATTATTGTTCTCGTCGCGGGCAGATATATCGTGTAACGCCCCCCACGTACCCAGATCACTCCATCCAAAATTGGAGATGTTTACATACACGTTGTCTGCTTTTTCCAGGACTCCGTAATCGATTGAAATATTGGGGCAGAAGGGGAAACTGGCATCAATAAACTCTTTTTCTGCAGGTGTATTAAACAGCTCTCTGCCTTCACTGAATTTCTGAATTATATCAGGAAGGTATTTACCAAATGCATCTAAAATAGTGTTCACATTCCAGAGAAATATGCCCGAGTTCCATACAAATTCTCCACTGTCGACAAACTTCTTAGCAATTTCAAAATTTGGTTTTTCGGTAAACGCTTTCACTTTGTGTATGCCACCCATCTCTTTCTCATTAACCTGAATATAACCATAACCTGTTTCAGGACGGCTAGGTGTTATACCCAGTGTCAGCAGATATGGATTTTCAGCCACAAAATTAAGGCCGTTTTTCATATCAGCTACAAACTCATCCTCCTTCATTATCAGATGATCTGATGGTGCTACAATTATATTTGCTTCAGGATCCACCGACCTGATCCTGAATGAAGCGTAGGCAATAGCAGGTGCAGTATTTCGTCTTATAGGCTCCAGCAGAATTTGATTCTCTTTCAACTCCGGGAGTTGTTTTTTTGTCATCTCTGCATATGCATCATTTGTAACGACAAAAATATTCTCAGCTGGAACAATCTTTTTAAACCTGTCGAAAGTGGTTTGCAGCAGAGATCTGCCTGTTCCAAAAAAATCAAGAAATTGTTTGGGTTTACCTTCCTTGCTAAAAGGCCAAAAGCGGCTACCCACTCCACCGCTCATAATAACACAATAATTATGATTGTTTCTCATTTCTAAGATCATATATATTTAATAAAATGAAATTCATACTGATTTACCCCTGCTATTTTACGGGTTAGATGCTAAATAAATAACACCATTTAGTTACAGTTTGTTTATGGTTTTCTCTATTTTACCTTAAAGATACAAAACAAAAATGGAAAACATCGCAACGAAGTCCGGCAAATGAATAAAAAGTGGGAAAACTTTTTTTGTAATCTCAAAAATATGTGTACTTTTGCACTCTCTTTAATCTGATGCCCAGATGGCGGAATTGGTAGACGCGCTGGTCTCAAACACCAGTGGATTCACTTCCATGCCGGTTCGATCCCGGCTCTGGGCACTCGAAAAGACAAATCCTAATTGACGGATAATCAATTAGGATTTTTTGCTTTTAGATTTGTTCCCAAATTGTTCCCGAATAGAGATTATCCCACATTTTCCCCACGAGAGTCATTTTTGAGAGTCTTCTGTTGTATCCACAATTTCCCAGCCCGCATCCCTGAAATGGTTAATATCATCGCAAACATTTTCTTTTAAACAGGCAAAACATAGCAAATGGGTTGGTCTGGAAAAACCCACATACATCATTTTCACCACTTCTTTAGTTCTTTTATACTCTCCACCATTATATTCGTGTTCTTGCTTGAATAGCGGGTTGTTTAAAATCCGTTTACCTCCTTTGGCTTTTACTTTTAACTTCTCAGTTTCATATTTATAAAAAGAAGTCTCAACATACATTGTTGCACAGTGAGTTTGTCCTTTTGATGAATGAACAGTCCCAATATCAATATTTATATGATTAGATGGGGCTAGTTCTGAATTTTCTTTAGTCGATACAATTAAGGGCTCGAACTCCTCTCCTAAAAAATTTTGTTTCTGTAGTCAAAGCCAAATTAAACCAAACCTTAAAGTTGTTTCCAATAAATTGTTTAATGGCAGTGTATATTTCAGAGTAGTTTCTTTTTGTTGATAAAGAGTAGCTCCAGATATATAGGTCTTGCTTAAAGGAGTTGTAGTCTACTGGATTTGACTTAATTCTGTTAATCATATCTTTGTAAAACGATGGCGATGCTTTGAACCATTGGAACATAAAAACGATTAGGGGATCGACTCCTAACCGTTTTTGACCAACTAAAACTCAGGTCTCAGCATTACCCATTAGAAAAAAGGTGCCCAATTAACTATAAAAATAAAACCTGACACAGTTTAATTAACACATCCTTATTTTTCAAAATTCTATTATTCTCTTAGAATTCAATTTATTCATATAGTCATTTTATCAGATTTAAAACTTTATCATATCTGCTAACTGCAAAAAGTAATCATTCGACCAGATTTCCAACTCGTCCGAATTTTTAATAAATGGCAATACATCACGTTTAACCATTTTGATATCAGTAGTTGTTATCCGTTCTTTTAATTTGTCCAAGAATTGTTCTTTGCTCATCTCAATATAATCAAATTGTTTAATTCGCTCCTGCAAGTGATTAAAATTTAGTTTTACTCCATTTCTAACGTACCATTCAAAATCGTACCAATCACGCCCTTTTACCCTTTGTTTCCATTTACGGAACACCATAGCGTGCATTTTCCTTGCATATAAATCCGGTAATACAAAACAACGCGTCATAAATGAGTAAGGGAGCAACAAGGGAAAAATCCATATCAAACCGGATATTCTCTTCTAAATAAGTTTGAAGCAATTTTATGGAACGAAGTTGCAGTTTTGGGGTATAAGCAATTTGGTCGCATAACGCCTTTTCGGGCGAGGAAATCAGAAAAGCGTAATCATCTTGAACGACTGGCGAAATTCCAATAGGGTAATAATTCGCAGGACATGATATGTAACTAAACAGACCGAATTGGTTTTTAAAACTCCGGCTTCTCTTTAAGGTCATCGAGACCGTATTAAATACTCTTTCGGGTATTAATCCATAAAACCGTAACGCACTTTCCATTGATACATACGAAGGGCCATAGAGATGGTTGGCAATCAGCTCAGTAGATATGAGTTTTTTTGAGACTTGAGGAGAAACAATATACATTCCTCTCTTTAGTCGAATAATAGTACCCTGTTTTTCTAAATCGGAAATTTTATCGTTTAATGATTTATGAGCAGGATAAATACTTCGTAATGAGGTGTAATCTATCGGAATAATACCAAAATCGAGTAGGGAATTCTTAGAGTAATTATTTTTTACTTCGCTAATATAGCCATTATCTGCATAGTTAATCGACTTTTTCTCGATTTTCTATGTAAAAAGTTACATTTATTGTTAATCAAGGTATTTTACCAGTTCTTTTTTCATGTCTTCATCAATCTGTCTGTAACGATTAAAAGCCTTGCTGCCTTCTTTGTGTCCGCTTAATGCACCTACTAAATTGGGATCTTTAACTTGTGAACTGCACCCCAAAAGTTGGACACAAAACTTTTGGGGTGCAGTTCAATATGGAGGCTTTAATTTTCAAATTCCTCTTCCACCCAGAGGAGTTAAAGAGTTATCTATTTCAACTGTTTCCTCTTAATGTTTTAATACATCAAACCAATCCTGTGCCGAAGGGCAACATTGAAATTGATGCCCGCGCAACCAGTCACCCTGAATGTTATAAGTTATTGGTTTTCCACGTTTACAATCCAGTACTACCCGGTGTTCCTCCGGTTGGTTATCGAAACGCAGGAACCGTTCCGGTGGAAACATGATTCCCATGCCTATCCAGCCGATCTCCGGATCCTGGAATCCCCACGAACCGATAATGCCGGCATCTTTGTCGGAAAAGAACGTCTCGTCCGGTAACCTAACCAAACCTATGCCCAATTCGATTTTATCGCCTGGAGCGCCGCCATCCACCGTCGCTACCACCGATGAATAAAGATCCCCGGCGCCGATTGAAGGACGCAGCCGTACTGTGTAGGGGGCGTTTTCAGGGCCGACCCCTTCCGCCACGAATTCAAGGATGACCCTATGGTGTGTTTCCTCCACCAACCGGCCGCTAAAAATGGGGGCTCCCTTGCCCGTTTCGTTGCGGACCGGATAGGGCACGCCATTCACATAGAGGATGACCCCTCCGCATCCCGCCGTTTTCCCCACGTGCAGGATATCCATTCCCCAACCGTTCTGGTCGATATGGTAACTCTTGCCCTCGGCTATTTTTGGCATGATCAGCGTGTCAATCCACTGCCGTTTACCGAAGAGGTCGAAATGACCCAAGTAAAAGCGGAAGGCCGCTTTTTCCGATTCCCATCCCCAGTTGGGAGGAAGCCATTGGTTGTTCCAGGCCACGCGCGGCCTGTCCTCTTCCCTGCGCAACCGTGCCGTCCATGCATGATAATCTTCTTCCGGTCTGCCCGTTTTGAAATGTTTCGCGACGGTTTTGACCATAGCTTGTGTGTCGCCTTTACTGCGGGCTGCGTTGAATTTTCTCCAGAAGGAATTGTTTTTGTATCCCGATTTTTTCAGCCGGTCGATCTGCCGGTCCTGCACCAGCGTAAGGTAGTACAATATGGATTGGTCGCTGTTGATAAGGCGACGTGCAATATCGTCCGGAATATTTTTACCCTGCATGCGATTTGCAAGCAAATCCCACACCGCGTCTTCTTCCATTTCCTCCTTCGTGGATCGGAGTGCTGTAGTAAGAGCCATTACCAGATTGTATGTATGTTCCGGTTCGGTTTTAAAAATGGGCGCCAATGTCTCGTTTAACTCCTTGAATGTCCAGCCCACCGGTTTTACGTCCGACACATCTATGGGGAAGGAGTCATCCGTTATGCCGTCGCCATCCGTGTCAATATCCACCCTGTCCATGATGCCGTCCTTGTCTGTATCCACCCAGAGGTACGCCATGTCTGTTTTTGTGTCGAAGTCGTAATCCACCTTGATCCAGCTCCTGTTGCTGTTTTTAATATGGACGCGATGGTCGGCGGGATTGAAATAAAACTCGTTGGGTCCAGAGGGCTTAAGCACCAGTTCATAGCGTTTGTTATAAGGTCCGCAATCCGGAGCGCCGATTCGCGGCATATAGTATCCTGAATCGGTGGATGCGGCATTGATCACTCCTTCCCAGCGTTCAATGGTATCTTTCGGATCATTGAATGCGATATTCAGGTTATTCTCATTCCAGGTCATCAACACACGTTCCCAAGTAACTGTTTGCAAGTAATTGCGTGCAGTAGAGCGTTTCAACACCGGACCGGTAGGGATACCCCGGATCATAAAATGTTCCGTTTGCTCTTCCGGTAAATACATGATGAAATCGCTCTCCCGATCCTTCTCTTGTGTCCATCCTTTTGCACATGCCGAAACGGACACATCGAAATCTCTTTGCTTTCCCGCTATCGGGTTCACATTAAAGCTCCACCGGAGTGACTTCACCAACTCTTCTTTTCCTTCTACGCGAATTACCTCTTCACTGATGCCGTCGTTATCGAAATCGTAAAAAAGGAACGGGTTCTCAAAATGAGGGATCCATTTGTCTTGTTCAGGATTCAGGTAATAAGCGACAAAACTTTCATTTCCTCCAAAATGTGAGTGGTTCTGGCAAGGAATCTGATAATAGACATAATCCATATCGTAATCCAACAGGTTATCGTCCCCATCGTCGGTTGAGACAAGCACCCGCAATCCATCAAAAGGAACCCGCCAGCCTTTCTTACCGTAAGTGAACCATTCCATCACGTCGAGATCCCCGTCTCCGTCGAAATCGCGATAGCTGATCACGGCATCGACCAATCCGTCGGCATGCCAGTCGGCGATCCAGAGATCTCCATACTTTTCGGGCTCCTTGCCCATCTCCAGATTACCATTCTCGTCAATCACTTTGACCAGTATCGGTTTTTTTGCTTCCGTATGGCGCGGTTCGATATCGATAAACCACACCTCCTCCGGCTTGCCGTCACCGTCCCTGTCCACATAGTGGCGCTTACCCGGGGTATCATTTTTTACTTTTTCAACCATAGCAGGATCCAGTCTGACGGCATCGCCGAAAATCTGCTCAAAAGCGTTTTGCTTCGCCATCTTTTCCGTGTCCTGTGCATGTACGGTTGTGGTGTGAAGGCAGCAAATGGAAATCATCCAAAGAAAAGCCATACCGAGCCGCAACCGATTTTTGTTCAATAAATTTTGTACCATAAATTTTTATTTGATCAGCAATGTTTCTTTCATTTTATGCAATACGTCCTCGTTGGCCTCTATCAGGTGTTCCGTTGAACCCGCCCTGTGCCACTCCGTTATCCTGTCCTGATGGTAAAACGGCTCGGGCGTCAGGTATTCATTGGAGAGGGAGGAGATAATATTGGCCACATAGTTATTCTTCTCGGCAACCAAAACCAATTGGGCATACAGAATATTGTATTGCCGGATTTGCTGATTGATGGTTTTGATATATCGGGCTGGATGATAGGATGATGCGTCCGTTTTTGCCATGATCTCTTCCACGGCTTTTCCCGCCCCGCCGCCGGTGTTCGGGGCTTCCACGCCCAACAGCCGGGCAATTGTCGGCGCAAGGTCGGTATGCTCAAAGTAAGGGAGTTCACGTCCCCGGGCGATTCCGGTTCCGCCAAAGACCAACGGCGTCACCCAGCTATCCTCGTCGAGCATGGGATGCCATCCCACCTTACTCTGTCCGTGATCGGAGGTTACTATTAAAACGGTACTCTCCCATTTTCCTGCCGTTTTCAGGTAATCGATCAACTCTCCCAGCAGTCTGTCGGCATTCTCAATGGCTTCGACATAAGGAGAACCCTCTCCGAAAACATCTCTCGCATAAGGCTTCCCTTCACTGAACATGGCTATATTCGTACCTAGGGATCCCGGGCTTTGCAGGTGAACGCGCATAAAACGGATCTCCTGGCTTTCCAGCAGGTTGATGGCCTGTTGTACCGTCTGATCATCCGTCAGCGAGTTATCCATGATACAGGTGGAGAAACCCCTTCCCACGGAACGATAGGCGGTCGTGTTCACCACGAATGCCGTCTGTTGCTTCGGGGAGATCATCTCCTGGATCATTTTATTCTTCGGGCTCAGGAAGATGGTGCCTTCATGCAGCATCGGGTTGGGAAAGGAGCAACTGTTCGACAGACTGTAATCCCCCACCGTGGGGTGATGGGGAATGATCATGTACGATTTCCGCACGTACGTCCCTCCCTTTATCAGGGAATTAAGCACCGGCATATTCAATTTTTCCGGCGCCTGCCAGTGCATTCCGTCAATCATGAACAGGATCACCCTTTCAGGCTCCTTCGCCGATAAAGTCGATATATTCACCGACAAGAGATACAGCAGAAACAATACCAAACCTACATGTATTCTTTTCATATCATTATTTATTTTACAATTTAATGAAAATATTCCGTTTATACATATAATAGCAGATGCCCCAGACCATAAACGCCACCACCGCAATCGTCACCATGTTGATCACCATATCGCCTCCCCAGCCAAAAAGACGGTACGTGAACGGACGGGCCATCCGGGTAAGCAGACTCTTTCCGCCGAGGCTGCTGAAAAGGTAAATAAAAATAGGGTTCATACCCACGATGGCAAAGAACGTGGCTACCTTTCTGAAGCGGAGTATATCCACAAAGAGATAGGACAATCCCATCGCCAGCAAGCACCAACCGCCGCTGAAAATGACAAAAGAGCCGGTGCTGATACGCTCTATCATGGGGATACATAACCCCAGCAGATACCCTCCCATGATCCCGGCGACCCCGGTTGAAAGCATGATCCATAGTTTTTTCTTTCGGGGCCAATCAGTCATTAATAATTTTCCTATGCAGACGCCCCAGAGGATATGGGCGCAAGTAGGCACCGCATTGAATGTGACCCAATGGTCGGGATGCAGATGACCCACTGTGACTGAATCTAACCATGCGCCGAAATTGTGGTCGGGCGTGTAGGGCATATTGTATCCTTTTATCGACCAAAGCTGGTAAAGCAGGTCGGAGACCAGTATCAGCGCAAAGGAAACCACCAGTTGCCATTTCACATCCTTTTGCAACAACAGAAAGGCAAACACATACACAAACGCCAGTTGGGGAAGGATATTGGTCAGGTAATAGGTATCGTCTTTTGCTCCCAGCATAAAACCGAGCAGCAGCAGCCAGAAGGAACGCTTCAGGGCATGGATGAACGACCGCTTCCAGCTATCGCCCCGTGCAAGCCTTTTGGAAAGAGAGAAAGGCATGGAGACACCGACGATAAACATAAAAAAAGGCTGTATCAGGTCCCAGAAATAGATCTCGAACCAGTTGCCGTGATTGGAGTGCTTGTCGAGCCAGGCAATAAACGCACCTCCCTGCCCCTGTTCCGTCATTTGGTGAAACAGGGTCGCTATCCCCGATACAAGGATAAACATCACCAATCCCCTAAAGAAGTCTATGGAAAGGATTCTTTCCTGTTCCTTGCCCATGCCGGTAGGCACATGGTTTGTTTGATTCGATTCCATCTCTTCAATCTTTTTTTCTCATTTCCGGCCCTGCAACTTCAGGACTTGAATCGGGGTTTTTATAATCGAAGAAAACGATGCCGGATTTTTTGTAAATTTCCATCATCCTGTCCATCCGCAAATTGAAGTTCTCGTAATTTTTTGACCGATCTTGCGTCCATGCGGCTTCCGCCAATGCCGACAGCCGGGGATATACCATAAACTGTAACCGCTCGGACGTATGAATTCTTTCTGTCCATACATTCCCTTGCAGGCCTTTGACCAATGGTGTAGCCACAGATATGCCTGAAGTGTAACCCGTACCGGGAAAATGATAGACCCTTTCCATGGGTGCGTACTCGCCTTTCGACCATTTCCGGCCGTATTGATGCAACGGATGCTGGACGAAATCCAAATAGAGGGGCAGCCGCGGACACAGCACTATTTCATAACCTTTACTTATCGCTTTTTCAAGCTGTTCAGGCCTCTCTTGACGCCACCACATCACCACCGTATTGGACACGGGCAAGCCGGCAGTGACCACTTCATCCCATCCCATAACGGTTTTACCCAGCGTACGGATGGAGTCCGACATCCTGTTCAGGAAGTAGTGTTCCACTGCCACCAGGTCGTTGAGTCGTTCTGTTCTCATCAGCTCTCCGATTTCAGTCAAGTGATTCCACTGCTCATTGCCAAAGTGCACCTCATCTCCGCCTATATGGATATATTTTGAAGGAAAAAGAGCGGTTATCTCTTTTAGAATATTTGTTAGAAACGTATAGGTGCCCTCTTTCCCCGGATTAAAAGTAAAGTGGGGATACCGCTTTGAACCGCTGCCGCTGAACTCGGGATAGGCTTTAACCGCGGAGGTGGCATGTCCCGGCATATCTATTTCGGGAATGACTTCGATAAACCGCTCTGCCGCATATTGCACTATTTCGGCTATTTCGGCCTGTGTGTAATATTGAGCCGGGGCATCCGGATCGGTGAGGTTGCCGATGGCTCCCACGGAAGTCAATAGGGGATACTGCTTGATTTCGATTCTCCACCCCTGGGAGTCGGTAAGGTGCCAGTGGAATTTATTTAGTTTGTGCAACGCCATCAAGTCGAGTAATTTCTTCACTTCGGCTTTTCCCATAAAATGGCGGGATTCATCCAGCATCAAACCGCGCCAGCCATAACGGGGATTGTCACGAATGACGGCACATGGAATGGAGCCTACTGCCCCGGCACTGTTTATCAACTGAAAAGCCGACTGCAACCCGTAAAAACAACCGTTTGCACATCCGGCTTCAATAATAATACCTGTGGGGGAAACTATCAACCGGTATTCTTCGGGATTGTGACAGACTGCGTTTCTGACTAATTGTATCCATCCCTTTTTCCCTGTCTTCTTTGCTTGCAAGGAAAAATTTTCCAGCGTTTCCACAAATCCGGGAATCAGGGAGCTGAATTCCCCTGATTCGGCCGAGACAGTGATTACTTGAGGAACTATTGACACGCCTTCCCTTTGTTCATAATGATTGGGAAAAGGTATAATTCCCTGAGCATTGCCTATGACAAATGAAAGGGATAAAAAGAAAAGGAAGGCTATAATACGATTATTTACCACAGAACAAATTTGATATTTATTATTAATCATTTTACTTTCTCCTTATATCTGCTAAATGTTATGTATCATTGTTTTTTCTAAATTCGGCAGTTTAATATCCTTGGTCAAAATTAAAGATAATCTTACAATAAGCGCTTATTTAGCTACACTACAGCGATATGTATGGAAGAGAAATGGATTAATGCTTGTCATTCAACAATTTGGAAATGGCATCTAAAAGCACTTCTTCCGCTTCAGGGGTTACTTTCGCCACCTCCACCTCGTAACCTCCCTGAGTAAAAGCTTTGGAACTGGGAATATATCCAAACCCCAGGTCGCCGTACGCCGCCATAGCAACAAACAAATCTGGTCGCATTTTTTTTGCGGCTAACTGATACTCAACCGTTAATTCTCCCGGGAGAAAAAGAATCCTGGAGTTGCCAAGAGCCAGGCACTGGATGTCAACTTTTTTCCCCGATTTTGTTCTCTGCCAAAGGTCTTTGCCTGCCTTTACCGAGTCCAGCGGTAAAGAAACCGGTTCAACACTCCATTTAATATCGGAAGTTGCAACAAGACTTCGTTTGGAATTTTCCCAAGCCCGGTTCATCCCGTCTGCAACTCTTTCAGCTAAAACACCTCTGTTTTCTTGCGAACCATCGTTGTATTTACCTGCTCCCACGTTTCCACCTGCTCCCGTGAAATAAACTTGTAACGCATCGGGTACAGCAAGTTGCCGATAAAAACGGGCTATCCCGGGGTAGTCTGGATTGGGTACGCCGGTGCCGTAATAACTTTGCGGGTGAGTGGCGTAGAAGTTTAACACAGCAACGGGTTTATCCTCATTCCAAAAGCTCACAGCCGACAGCTTCGCGTCAACCAATCCTTCGGGCTCGGCACGTAATGTGGAATCTTTGCAGGCTGTCCAACGCATGGCCTTTACTTTGCCTTCAACACCAAGAATCCGCCGGTTGGAAGCCACTCCGTACACTTGCGCTTCACCAAATCCTATGTGTGTAACGGGAATAAAATTCTCGAATGAACTTGCAACTGCCATTTCGAGGCGGTGTATAACAGACAATGCAAAATTGTCGTTTATGAAATCACGTGGATAAGGGGCATCATGCTGGTGGACAACGTGAACGGCCACCCGTTCTGGTGTGGTTCCCGCAGCCCGGGCAAGCGAACGCTTGAACTCATCGTAACAGTCGTTCGCTATGCCGAGCCAGTCCAAAGAAACCAAGACGACCGGTTCTCCCGGGCCGGATAGAACAATCCCTTTTGCCCGAAGCCCCAAATCCCATGTATTTATTACAACTCCATACGGCATTTTGTAGCTAATAGGAGGGGTGATATCAATATCAAAAACAGCAGCATGC
Protein-coding sequences here:
- a CDS encoding DUF4861 family protein, whose product is MVQNLLNKNRLRLGMAFLWMISICCLHTTTVHAQDTEKMAKQNAFEQIFGDAVRLDPAMVEKVKNDTPGKRHYVDRDGDGKPEEVWFIDIEPRHTEAKKPILVKVIDENGNLEMGKEPEKYGDLWIADWHADGLVDAVISYRDFDGDGDLDVMEWFTYGKKGWRVPFDGLRVLVSTDDGDDNLLDYDMDYVYYQIPCQNHSHFGGNESFVAYYLNPEQDKWIPHFENPFLFYDFDNDGISEEVIRVEGKEELVKSLRWSFNVNPIAGKQRDFDVSVSACAKGWTQEKDRESDFIMYLPEEQTEHFMIRGIPTGPVLKRSTARNYLQTVTWERVLMTWNENNLNIAFNDPKDTIERWEGVINAASTDSGYYMPRIGAPDCGPYNKRYELVLKPSGPNEFYFNPADHRVHIKNSNRSWIKVDYDFDTKTDMAYLWVDTDKDGIMDRVDIDTDGDGITDDSFPIDVSDVKPVGWTFKELNETLAPIFKTEPEHTYNLVMALTTALRSTKEEMEEDAVWDLLANRMQGKNIPDDIARRLINSDQSILYYLTLVQDRQIDRLKKSGYKNNSFWRKFNAARSKGDTQAMVKTVAKHFKTGRPEEDYHAWTARLRREEDRPRVAWNNQWLPPNWGWESEKAAFRFYLGHFDLFGKRQWIDTLIMPKIAEGKSYHIDQNGWGMDILHVGKTAGCGGVILYVNGVPYPVRNETGKGAPIFSGRLVEETHHRVILEFVAEGVGPENAPYTVRLRPSIGAGDLYSSVVATVDGGAPGDKIELGIGLVRLPDETFFSDKDAGIIGSWGFQDPEIGWIGMGIMFPPERFLRFDNQPEEHRVVLDCKRGKPITYNIQGDWLRGHQFQCCPSAQDWFDVLKH
- a CDS encoding acyltransferase family protein translates to MESNQTNHVPTGMGKEQERILSIDFFRGLVMFILVSGIATLFHQMTEQGQGGAFIAWLDKHSNHGNWFEIYFWDLIQPFFMFIVGVSMPFSLSKRLARGDSWKRSFIHALKRSFWLLLLGFMLGAKDDTYYLTNILPQLAFVYVFAFLLLQKDVKWQLVVSFALILVSDLLYQLWSIKGYNMPYTPDHNFGAWLDSVTVGHLHPDHWVTFNAVPTCAHILWGVCIGKLLMTDWPRKKKLWIMLSTGVAGIMGGYLLGLCIPMIERISTGSFVIFSGGWCLLAMGLSYLFVDILRFRKVATFFAIVGMNPIFIYLFSSLGGKSLLTRMARPFTYRLFGWGGDMVINMVTIAVVAFMVWGICYYMYKRNIFIKL
- a CDS encoding glutamine synthetase III family protein — its product is MSRLRFKAVEAASKRIPVEVSVPDQLPSEYFGKYVFNRTQMSKYLSKETMNTVLEAIDRGTTLHREIADHVAAGMKMWAMEMGATHYTHWFQPLTEGTAEKHDSFIDYVNGPGGGIIERFSGKLLAQQEPDASSFPSGGIRNTFEARGYTAWDPSSPAFIIDDTLCIPTVFISYTGEALDYKTPLLKSLTAVDKAAVEVCRLFHTDVRKVYSFLGWEQEYFLVDQALYAARPDLSLTDRTLMGHESAKNQQLEDHYFGAIPPRVASFMREVEFEAYKYGIPLKTRHNEVAPNQFELAPIYCETNLAVDQNLLVMSLMRRIAARHHFKLLLHEKPFAGVNGSGKHNNWSLCTDTGIGLFTPGKSANENLLFVTFLVNTLMAVHKHNGLLKASIMSANNAHRLGANEAPPAIISVFLGKQISGVLDKIEQSSEDDDITVDELKKMQLGVAHIPEVLIDNTDRNRTSPFAFTGNRFEFRAVGSSANCSSAMIALNSAVAAQLINFKKEIDRKMKKGIKKEEAIFDTLRLYIKESKPIRFEGNGYSDEWREEAKRRGIDCETSVPLIYDVYTSKESVEMFESIGVLNEKELHARNEVKWETYTKKVQIEARVLGDLCMNHIIPVATEYQSMLLDNIYKMHAVFDKEKADRLSKEDAALIEEIADHISAIKTNVDDMVDARKAANKLEEARDKALAYHDTVEVFFNVIRYHVDKLELIVDNQMWTLPKYRELLFIS
- a CDS encoding alkaline phosphatase family protein; the encoded protein is MKRIHVGLVLFLLYLLSVNISTLSAKEPERVILFMIDGMHWQAPEKLNMPVLNSLIKGGTYVRKSYMIIPHHPTVGDYSLSNSCSFPNPMLHEGTIFLSPKNKMIQEMISPKQQTAFVVNTTAYRSVGRGFSTCIMDNSLTDDQTVQQAINLLESQEIRFMRVHLQSPGSLGTNIAMFSEGKPYARDVFGEGSPYVEAIENADRLLGELIDYLKTAGKWESTVLIVTSDHGQSKVGWHPMLDEDSWVTPLVFGGTGIARGRELPYFEHTDLAPTIARLLGVEAPNTGGGAGKAVEEIMAKTDASSYHPARYIKTINQQIRQYNILYAQLVLVAEKNNYVANIISSLSNEYLTPEPFYHQDRITEWHRAGSTEHLIEANEDVLHKMKETLLIK
- a CDS encoding mannose-1-phosphate guanylyltransferase encodes the protein MRNNHNYCVIMSGGVGSRFWPFSKEGKPKQFLDFFGTGRSLLQTTFDRFKKIVPAENIFVVTNDAYAEMTKKQLPELKENQILLEPIRRNTAPAIAYASFRIRSVDPEANIIVAPSDHLIMKEDEFVADMKNGLNFVAENPYLLTLGITPSRPETGYGYIQVNEKEMGGIHKVKAFTEKPNFEIAKKFVDSGEFVWNSGIFLWNVNTILDAFGKYLPDIIQKFSEGRELFNTPAEKEFIDASFPFCPNISIDYGVLEKADNVYVNISNFGWSDLGTWGALHDISARDENNNANLHCKTFYIESTGNIVAMSEDKLVVIQGLDDYIVAESDNVLLICKKSEEQRIKHFVTDVKFRYGDKYI
- a CDS encoding type IV toxin-antitoxin system AbiEi family antitoxin domain-containing protein — encoded protein: MYIVSPQVSKKLISTELIANHLYGPSYVSMESALRFYGLIPERVFNTVSMTLKRSRSFKNQFGLFSYISCPANYYPIGISPVVQDDYAFLISSPEKALCDQIAYTPKLQLRSIKLLQTYLEENIRFDMDFSLVAPLLIYDALFCITGFICKENARYGVP